Genomic window (Zingiber officinale cultivar Zhangliang chromosome 2B, Zo_v1.1, whole genome shotgun sequence):
CTCTCTTTAGTTAGGAGAGACTACCACTGTTCATGTCGAAGACGCCGTGGTCGACGAAGCTCCGGAGGAAGCCGCCGTCGCAGTAGAGCAGCTCGTCCTCGTCCTCCGCCGCCATCATCGCCGCCTCCGGGCTCCACCAGTCGCCGCTGCCAAATGCGTGGCTCTGGTTTACCCCCGAGCCCACGTGGCCGTTGACAACCGCCATATCTGCCATCTCCTTCTCGTCGCCGTTCTTCGCGAATCGGCCCCGCACCCGCGGCCGGCTGTCGGCGAGCGTCTTCCTGCACGCGTACTGGAAGGAATGCCAATTAGTCGATCGATCGGTAGGTTAAAATTGAGTAAAATTGGAATACGCACAGTGATCTTCTTTTGGAAGTTCCTCTGATTGCGTTTGCTCCTATATCGGTCGATCCTTTCTTTCCGCTCCTCGGCACTGTATCGCCGGACTCTTCCCGGATCGCCGGCTGATCCTTCCAGCGAACCGTATTGCGTCCCCTGCAATCGAAATTCATGGAAAAAGCTGCAAGGTCGGATCTTGATCGTAGTAAACGATCCAAAATGAGTTTTTTAGCAGGAAAGATGGGACTTTCAGTCACCTGGAGGTCGCCGGTGCTGAGCACGGAGGACGGCGAGGAGGAgtacggaggaggaggaggctggTCTTGGAGATCGCCTGA
Coding sequences:
- the LOC122048790 gene encoding uncharacterized protein LOC122048790 translates to MSTGGECPLNEIFDTKTCQPTQRSTPIHIFRGTHVGQPTTVVVCDVQRGPRSASFLVHKSSSLLGAKHSNAMFLSSSSYGGLRHQPFISSAADPPPEHCHEALDGRLFPFSSTFFAAQYSDLHRSSCSLSLPLHHHHYYHHDTTSGDLQDQPPPPPYSSSPSSVLSTGDLQGTQYGSLEGSAGDPGRVRRYSAEERKERIDRYRSKRNQRNFQKKITYACRKTLADSRPRVRGRFAKNGDEKEMADMAVVNGHVGSGVNQSHAFGSGDWWSPEAAMMAAEDEDELLYCDGGFLRSFVDHGVFDMNSGSLS